The window AGCAGTCTTATAACAGGTTTCTGTAGCCTTAAGCTGTTTAAAGAGAATTTCCTGCTGGAAATTACACTGTCAGACAAGAGCAAGAATTACTTGGCGAACACACTGGAGTGGATGTTACACTTATGAttctaatgaaaatgaaatttaaatacatTCGTATTAAGGCAGACCACTTGTTGATAGGCACACACATATACTGGTTGTGGTGGGAGTATTGTCaggtggggtggggagagggagaaagagagacagGAGGCTGGGAGAAGGACTGGGTATCAGTGGCTAGTCGCTCACAGGGAGGTGGCCCTTTTTGCAGGTTAGGAATGGAGGAGGGTAAGCTGGCAGCTAGATGGGATGGCACAATTGTAGCAGACTGTGGGCTGCAGCACACGTTGAAGATGACGTGGGGACATGGATTAGAAGGGGGATGACAGAACATAGGAAGGCGAAATTGTCAGGTGTATGGTGTGGGGACAATAAGTTAACTGAGATCGAGTCCTGGATGATTACAGGAGTGGAGAATATGTTGTAACGACAACTCCCACCTATGTAGTTCAGAGAAGTTGGTGTGGAGTGAAGGATCCAGTTGGTTAATTCTGAAACTGCCACTGAAagtgagcatgttgtgctcagctgtaCGTTGTGCTATCAGGTAGTCAACTTTATTCTTGTTAATGGTTTTGAGGTGGCCACTCATCCTTGTGGACAGCTGGTAGGTACTCAGACTTTCATGTGTGCCTATTGACAACTGAATGCTTTCTGCTTTtttgtgagtggtctcctttaatcctacagtatttacattctacaataACTTCTCTACAACTAAAATGGAATTTTGTTAGATGGGATTAGTAGCCACATGAATAGAAGGTAGGTGGACTAACAAACTTATTTCAGCTTTCTGTTATTGTTCTGCAGACCTCTCCTCCAAGCTATCACCAAATTGTTTTATGAAGCATGATACGTTTATCACCTGAGGATGACAATGATTGCTGgatgtgttaaaataatttttagttccAGACAGTCACATCTGTGTGTTTAGATTAATGATTTGACCATCTCAAATAGTCACCTTCTGATCAATGTGATACAGAGAAGGACCACACACTGTTCAAGATCTCTGCATGTTGCATATGTTGCAGCAACAATAATAGCTGAAACGTGCTTCTGACTTTTATAAGTTACTTTACAACTGTTACTGAAAGGTACTAACTCTTATTATGAACAGACTGACATCCTGTGAATCAATGTGAACAATAAAATAGTGTTAATTGTTTTCATTATATGGAAGTTTAATATGATCATGTTCAGTTCATATCTACCTGACTGACAACACAACTGTGTATCATATCGCAAATGTTTATTTACAGCATCAAAGCAGTGTTTTATGCAATGTATATGAACTATAGAAACTGCTTACACAATACTTCAAAATTACTTCCCATAGAGTTGTTGCCAACTAGAATGTTTACACTGTAGAGCGACATGTTGTGTGTCATTTTGCTTGAATGTTTTGCATTCTTTGTGAAGTGAAAGGATGTGTTTTTCACGGATAAAGTTATCTGTAGATTAGACAAATAGTCTGTGAAAGCAACATTTTATTACAGGAAGTATAACTAATAATTACAGTAGATACAGAACAAAAGACTGAAACTTAACATGCAAAGCATAGTACACTGTACAGAGAAACTGGAGGAAAGAATATACACATATAACATTTCATAGAAATGGTAGGACATCAACTGCACTAGAACACTATAACAACAAGAGAGAAATGAATGAAGTTCCACCAAAAGTACTATCACAATGATCAGTGAGGTACTaacaatatattaattttatggTGCTGAATTTTGTgtagtacaaaataaaaataaaaagtcagtataaaatgaaAACAGATTGCTAAAAGATTTATGACAATCATTTTTATATTTCAGAATGTTCACTGCTGAAGTAAAACTAGGCAGTATTCAATAGAGCTTTCGTTACTTAATTACTTCAGCAATTGAGAAAACTGTGGGAACTGATGTagttatatatatacacacataaaaaaataccTCTTGAAAGCTGCATTGAATTTTGTAGAGTGAAAAAACCTACAAAAAGTTGCTGCTTCTGATCTAGCATCAACATTAAATGGAGGTAATTCACTACAAGCCTTTTACAGTTACAATATTATGCACTGTAAGCACTTCATGCCCAACAGTAATCAGAAAATACAAGTATTTAACATCTTATTTATCATTCTAAAATTTTTGGTTTCTCTGTACTCAAATGGGCACTTTTAGTGCAAACAGACCAATCTAGTCCTATTAGCACTTCTGGGCATGACACAGACATTACTACTAGTCGGTAGAATTCATGATTTGAAATTGATCATACAGTAATAAATTACTGCATCATGCAGATGGAAGTACAGACAAATACTTATATGTTAATTTGTGGAAATAAAAGAGTAAACACACAATTCCTACACaggaagaaaattaagaaaaaaaccaCAATTGTCAATTTTTGACTCATCTTTTTTAAACATAAAGTACTCAAATCAACATATCATACATCAATTAACAACACTACACAGTGAAatacaaacaaaactaaaaaatgtaACTTAGTTCCACAGCCTGCTACATACTTACTAATATTCACTTAAAATATATTCATTTAAGATTAGGGAAAACATGGCAAAGCAGAACACTCAATGCGTTCTTACAGTACAGAAGATCTGCATAAACATTTACCCGCTGTTGAGGTAATGCACTTTCATTTGCCATGTATAATAAGTGGCCAGTCTGTGACTCACCATTTTAcattatacaaaaataaattatttaattcttTCGATTAACAAAAGTTGTGTTCTGTAGGATAAGTGATATAagatgattttttttctgaaaagaaaatgaaaatcattAAATACTGTTTCCACCCCCTCCCCTCAATATTTATCACAAACTGAAATGGTGGTATGAGAATACATTTTAGGAGGTAGAACCAATCCacttaaaaatcaataaaaaaccCTAACTTTAACACATCTTGAGTAATGAACTTTTACACCTTTCAAATGTGACATGGTTCGCAAAGATCTACTTCTCTTTCCATCAGAAATGAAAGGAACAAAAAACCACAAACAACTTAAGAAATCACAAATACTTATAATGTGCTCAGTCTGTCTAACAGGTACAATTTGCCATGCTGGAACAGGGAAGGCCTAGACAGGAAGTGAACTGGCTGCAACATGAAAGTATTTTCTGCATTTGCGACTTGTTCAGTGAAGGAAAGATCTTTCAGAAAGACTATCATTACTACCGTTTCTTAACAGTAACTCAGTTCCAAATGTGCAGAATTGTGTCTACGAACTTCAGTTATATTACTAACTACAAGTAAATAACTTATAAATGTTTTGTCATCTTCTACTACTGTCACACTGCTCTCAGATCTCATCTAATGTaaaaacaacattaaaaataaaatgaaactcaaTATTTGGTTAATTGTCCAGAAGCATCTATCAAAAGATTATTTTTCCCATGAGGCTCAAAAGATTATTTTTTCCATGAGGAGTGATCAAAGGTAAAGCTATCTCTTGAATAATGTAAATTACTTTTCAATGAAGCACTATTGTAATCACATGGCAGACACTTTACTGTGCTTACTTATTTGGCAAAATCCctgcagtaaaatttttaaattacataGTGATTTAACTACAGTTACACACAGTTACCTGCAACCCAACAAAAATGTTTCCTCTAATAGGGTGAATTTTGAAGCTACATTTTTACAATTGACCCTAGTAAGCTGCTGTGATGACCAATATAACCTAGTTCATCAATATTTAGGACTGGAAGGTATAGACCAGACCAAAATTATTAAGGAGAAGCAAGCAGGTAGAAGACAAGGGCAATATAAAGTCTGACAATATAGGAGTCATGCAAAATCAAAGAACAAGGACCTGAGATACTGAACAAACAGTCTACGAACTACcaaagctgaaatttgttacatttgCTAGTAAAATGTGATATCCACAATGTCCTGCTGCAATGACAAACATCACACACAAGTAAGTACTATGCTACCCAAAATTATAATAGGTATATTGCCATCAGTATGAACACAAGGAATATCCTTCTGTATCTATACTACCTATATATCACTTCAGCATCCAGATAATATTGGAAGTAGAATCAAGTAACATTATTCAACTGCATTTCTAGGAATATGTACTGTCAAATAATAAAAACCTTTGTTATCATCGTGATTACAAAGCAAAAAATAATCTCACATAATAGAACAGTTACAATGAAACCTATTCAAAGTGTTTTAGCTACCCAACAAAggtaacacaaaatattttgcagCCTATGAGACCCTAATTATGTGTCATACTGCAATAATATTTATGACCATGGaactaacaacaaaaaataaaaataaataaagaatgtgaTTCCAGTAAATAATGCCCAGTAATTGAAGTGATAAAAAATGTTACAGATAAAATTGCAACTTGCAAGTTTAAATTTTGGACATAATCTCCACCAATACTTGTTACTGTATCTTTAAATGATTATACAAGCACGAATTACATGAAGAAAATGTGAAATAGTTGCTCCTTCCAATGggcaatttaaaattattttggctGGTGAGCCATGAAAAAcgatttctttaaaaaatcaaaaagTACACTACACAAACACAGAgatataaaaattatattaaaagttTTGTTTAAATAAGGACATTAAATTTCTTGGATGAATGTCATCCTGCAATGACGCAATTAAGAGAAATAATCAAACTGTAACTGTGGCAACTAAGAGGGATAACTGTGAAGTTTTTATGAATATTTTTCCCCAAAGTCAAAATCAGTTTCATACACTTCTATTTATCAACACTACTAGATCTATTTTGAAACAGCATATATGGTGATTGTGGACAGACTATAAGTGTAAATGAAAGTATCATGGCTTTTGAGCCTAACCATCCCGATGAAGCAAAAGCGATCTAAGAAATAGAGTACATAGACTACTCAAGCGATATCTGAAAAGAAGGCAAGAGCTTCACGACACCAATGGTTACACCCAGGCACATCATTCCCATttgaaacacaaatttatgaggaAAAGACAGCAATCAGGTCATGAAATGACACACTGAGAGACTTAGGTGCAAAAATTAATGCACATATACTACAAGAGTTTTTATCACAAACTGAAATGAGTGCAAGTAAATGCATGAAATGAGATAACATTACTGCTAAACTAGAAGGTCTGCATCAACAAATTATAACAGGCTGGCCATGGGGTTTCAGAATTAATCAACCAAACCAGGCAAAGGAAGATGATAAGAGAAGCAACTTAGTCCAGTCCTGTAAAACATCATCATAACTAGGTTGTAAACTATGTGTTTGTCAATAAAGCTTAGCTTACACCAACTGACAGTTTAAAAAGTATGGAATACAGCTCTCAGTATTACTGTTCTGACACAGATTTGTTTAACAGAACATAAATATGTGGATCTTGTGCTGTAGCGATAAAAGGCAGAACAGAACTCTGTTTAAACACCACACAGGGCAAAGGCAAGAGAGACTACAATTTTACAATTCAATGAACACAGCTTACAATTCCAGCAGTAATGTATCAATCTTTGTTCGATAATATTCCCAACTATGCACTAAACATGCTACAAACTGATAACTCAATCTTTTACGTCTTAACAAAAAGATGAAAATTATCAGTTTTAGACATTCTCAAACTTGAGAAGTGGGGGGAAtattaaaacatataaaaaaacttaAGTGAATGTTTGCTATGTGGAAAGTAATAGCTGGCAAGGAAAATGTACGGACTAGTGAAAATACATCAAACTTCCAAAAGAAGGCCCCTTAACATAAACACATACATCAAATTCACagttatttaataattaaagaTGTATAATTAAATCATGGGAAACCAGTTATTTTAAGTATGACACCACTAGGAACCCCAAAGAGGTCAGAGGGAAATTTAATGAAATAATTCTTATAgtttctttttgtgttttggcTTACCAATGGCACAATTAAAATCTTTCCTCCACTAACATGCAATATTCAATGCAAGCATACTTTCATGTAAACGAGGGCCAGCCATTATTTTAAGGAAACTGTAGATAACACATTCTTCTATATAAGTTACTTTCTCTCTTCATATTCTTATATTATATAACAATTATAGTAACATTAACAAGGCAATAAGTAAGCATTTCTGTATAATATAAATACTTGTGTAACAGTGTACAACATTATTGTGAGTGATATATACACacataatatatatttatatatttaattgCTTGTTTTACAAACTAGTCTATAACAATGTTTTGTTCTTAAAGGAGTGGATTTCAATAGCAAGtatgtgatattttaattttaagaccTACTTGTCACATAACTGCAAGATGGTAGGTTTGCTGACATTTTAACAACACTTAGCaacatacaaaaatattcagattttttttttcttttttcctttttaactTCCGTAGCTTTGGTATAACACATAAGCAAGGATAAATCTGCGCCAttaacaaaatatgtttaacaatATTTTGATGATTAAAATTGCACAATTACATACGAAACACATCATTCTAAACCCTTATCATGTCGACAGGGAGAGCCATTTCTGcagtctgcataatttcttttctgaagaaaagacTGGAATTTATATGAAAATTATGACAAAACCAATAAATTTGTATTTACAATTAACATAGTAGGTGCATAATAATGGCAAAATGCACAAGTTACAAAATCTGTTGTTACATTATATTACAAAGGTAAAATAGACAACCCAAAATTGCACTTCATCAACACACACCAGAAAATAATACTAACACAATGCTGTTAAATAACTAGCAGTCACAACCTATATGGTACCTCACTGCAATTAACAGAACAaaaatattcacaaacattctTTTATCAACTGGAATAAAAAAAGTGTATTCAAACAACAAATCACAATATTTCTCACAGGGTTGGAGAAAGCCTGTCACATTAAATTCCTAGCAAATGATCCATGGGACGGTTTTAAAGGCTTCCTTCCATCTTGCATAACTGCTCTATTTCTTCTGGCTCATTTGGCTATAATCTATGTCTAGTTAACTCAATCTACACAGTAAATGCTTACTCCTCACCTTGTTGGAAACACCAAACTTTAACAACACACTTCTCATTTCAGCTAGTGAGACACGTCCTGTACAGCATCATGATTTTTTGAAGACTCTTCTTTCTTAGCCTCTTTCTCCGACACAGAAGTCAACAGATCCGACTTTGAACTGCTTGGTATCCCTGTTCCTGATTCAGTATCCTGCTCATTTTCAGTCCCTATATTATTTGCTGTCATTGGTGTTGTTTCACCAGCAGAAGGTGACTGACTTGTGGCATCACCACTACTTTGTTTACTGTCCGAATTACCACGGATACCATCTTCACCATTGGTGCTCGTTTCTGGAGCGTCCGAGTGAACTTTTAATGCAAGCACTAGGTCTTGCAGAATTTCTGTCTCCTTCACTTCTATAAGTTGAAAgcgttcattcaataatgtcagatGGGCAAATACACAGTTCAGGTGTGCATGTAAATTTAGTAGAACCACTTCCTTGAAGTGACAGTGATACAGATGTGCCAAAACATGGAACAATAACCTCAGGATTTTTCGAACAATAGATTCAAATGAACTGGGAAATTCATTTCCTGTGAACAATATAACCATCATCAATATatatttagaaagcttctgttATTAACATAACAACAAGATTGCATTCAAATTCTCTACAGTCAAACACTGATAGAAATAGTCTGCCTCTTCCACTTAGTATTGGAAGAGGCTGGTAAGAACAGGAAATCACAAAAGCAATGGCTTTCAATTTAATATCAAAAGAGACACATTAAGTAAGGGTAAAATattgagttttctttcctcctGCCTTCTTTTGAAAACCTCGAGAGGATGTCCTACAGAACTTTCCTTAATAACTACTATCtactcaatctttttctctcttttggtaccaaagtaagtaagtaagtaagtaagtaagtaagtaagtgtgtgtgtgtgtgtgtgtgtgtgtgtgtgtgtgtgtttgggtgggtcAGGAGCCATTTATAGTGGTGATATTAACGTTATTTGAATCTTATTCTTTAAATATAACAacgaacaatcaatttttgacaatataatgtaactggatacacACTTCTTGctgagtagactttttatctatccaattacattattcttgaaatagataaacaaaaacaacataccaTATTTTGTAGGAAATATTGTCTCATCACTGATAGTCTTCTGGGTAAATGTCATCACATAATCTATGTACTGTGGCGCGGCAACTCGTGCTTTCTTACCCTTATCATCAAACCAAAGATAGGTCCTGAAACAATCATAAGTTACTTTTAACATTAAAtttccaaagaaataaaaaaaaacaactaaggGTGCAACTTTTACGTGTAACAGcgatttctttttccatttgcaCTTGATTCAGATGTGGAAAGTGCTGTAAAGATTGGGATATTTGCATATTATTGTAtgatatggaaaaaaaaaaaatttatggtgATGGAATGACAGACAagatattttttctcatttttttactgcaAATTTGCTTGTGGAAATTTGTAGGTGACAGTTTATTTTTGTGATTGAAGTATTTCTTAAATTCTTTTCCAGTATGGTTCATGGCTGTAGACAGCTAAAAGAAACCataataaaatgtgtaggttttctgcagaaatcttaATTCCAAATACCTTTTTCATCTGCTCCATACCAAACTCTTTAAAAAAGAACTTAAATCACACGTTTATGAAatgca is drawn from Schistocerca gregaria isolate iqSchGreg1 chromosome 3, iqSchGreg1.2, whole genome shotgun sequence and contains these coding sequences:
- the LOC126356192 gene encoding MOB kinase activator-like 2 isoform X3, which produces MGKARRKDKEPSTPSADDPKLYLEEALLERKLPDIDLRVLVDLPAGVDYNEWLASHTIAFFDHINLLYGTISEFCTMSGCPDMTGPGYRTYLWFDDKGKKARVAAPQYIDYVMTFTQKTISDETIFPTKYGNEFPSSFESIVRKILRLLFHVLAHLYHCHFKEVVLLNLHAHLNCVFAHLTLLNERFQLIEVKETEILQDLVLALKVHSDAPETSTNGEDGIRGNSDSKQSSGDATSQSPSAGETTPMTANNIGTENEQDTESGTGIPSSSKSDLLTSVSEKEAKKEESSKNHDAVQDVSH
- the LOC126356192 gene encoding MOB kinase activator-like 2 isoform X1, encoding METAAMLRSLLGSPHHSPSAGSEGGSGSGVAAAQVVELPAAAGARLSLLDSCHRKIRLLGGGPVAFLGGLVAKARRKDKEPSTPSADDPKLYLEEALLERKLPDIDLRVLVDLPAGVDYNEWLASHTIAFFDHINLLYGTISEFCTMSGCPDMTGPGYRTYLWFDDKGKKARVAAPQYIDYVMTFTQKTISDETIFPTKYGNEFPSSFESIVRKILRLLFHVLAHLYHCHFKEVVLLNLHAHLNCVFAHLTLLNERFQLIEVKETEILQDLVLALKVHSDAPETSTNGEDGIRGNSDSKQSSGDATSQSPSAGETTPMTANNIGTENEQDTESGTGIPSSSKSDLLTSVSEKEAKKEESSKNHDAVQDVSH
- the LOC126356192 gene encoding MOB kinase activator-like 2 isoform X2, yielding MFTFGGGGRKLLKLTSLSNNVVIEVDETVTCFCRKARRKDKEPSTPSADDPKLYLEEALLERKLPDIDLRVLVDLPAGVDYNEWLASHTIAFFDHINLLYGTISEFCTMSGCPDMTGPGYRTYLWFDDKGKKARVAAPQYIDYVMTFTQKTISDETIFPTKYGNEFPSSFESIVRKILRLLFHVLAHLYHCHFKEVVLLNLHAHLNCVFAHLTLLNERFQLIEVKETEILQDLVLALKVHSDAPETSTNGEDGIRGNSDSKQSSGDATSQSPSAGETTPMTANNIGTENEQDTESGTGIPSSSKSDLLTSVSEKEAKKEESSKNHDAVQDVSH